From a single Arachis hypogaea cultivar Tifrunner chromosome 3, arahy.Tifrunner.gnm2.J5K5, whole genome shotgun sequence genomic region:
- the LOC112789638 gene encoding uncharacterized protein, with the protein MPLTLILAYPFPHSPFMLRSLKPPSSLSLLRSLYAEHPHPHSSLRNASHTHPQSTVGRGRRIAPARRASPPPSCWAVVLHAVPSPLHTEGREIENRAAIGGEETDGKGLARRVHAVPPPALGSDAACHRRELPCCCHRSCLFWRRWRRERKNAVEKGNVSCEPWAEEMLHPRCRWKSSMRRRRGLPRVGRRRRRLMPLSPSELAAVDDGKPKPSPAKGFRPPQVLLPEKGTASP; encoded by the coding sequence ATGCCCCTTACCCTAATTTTGGCATACCCTTTCCCCCATTCCCCCTTCATGCTGCGCAGCCTCAAACCCCCTTCTTCACTGTCCTTGCTGCGCAGCCTTTATGCTGAACACCCACACCCACACTCTTCTTTGAGAAACGCATCACACACACACCCACAAAGCACGGTTGGTCGAGGGAGGAGAATCGCACCGGCGCGTCGGGCTTCACCACCGCCGTCGTGCTGGGCCGTTGTGCTCCACGCTGTGCCGTCGCCGCTGCACACCGAGGGAAGAGAGATCGAGAACAGAGCTGCAATTGGAGGGGAAGAGACTGACGGGAAGGGCCTCGCGAGGAGGGTTCACGCCGTGCCGCCGCCAGCGCTGGGGTCTGACGCCGCCTGTCACCGTCGGGAGCTTCCTTGCTGTTGCCACAGAAGCTGCCTTTTCTGGCGCCGTTGGAGGCGCGAACGGAAGAACGCCGTTGAGAAGGGAAATGTGAGCTGCGAGCCATGGGCTGAGGAGATGCTCCACCCTCGTTGTCGCTGGAAGAGTTCTATGCGTCGCCGTCGAGGGTTACCGCGGGTGGGGAGAAGACGCCGCCGCCTCATGCCGCTGTCACCATCTGAGCTCGCTGCTGTTGATGATGGTAAGCCCAAACCGTCGCCTGCAAAGGGATTCAGGCCACCGCAGGTGTTGCTGCCGGAAAAGGGAACTGCATCTCCATGA
- the LOC112789639 gene encoding uncharacterized protein: MPLTLILAYPFSHSPFMLRSLKPPSLLSLLRSLYAEHPHPHPSLRNASHTHPQSTVGRGRRIAPACRASPPPSRWAVVLHVVPSPLHTEGREIENRAAIGGEETDGKGLARKVHAVPPLALGSDAACHRRELPCRCHKSCLCRRRWRRERKNAVEKGNVSCEPQAEEKLHPCCRWRSSVRRHRGLPRVGRRRCRLTPLSPSELAAADDGKPKPSPAKGFRPPQVLLPEKGTASP; the protein is encoded by the coding sequence ATGCCCCTTACCCTAATTTTGGCATACCCTTTCTCCCATTCCCCCTTCATGCTGCGCAGCCTCAAACCCCCTTCTTTATTGTCCTTGCTGCGCAGTCTTTATGCTGAACACCCACACCCACACCCTTCTTTGAGAAACGCATCACACACACACCCACAAAGCACGGTTGGCCGAGGGAGGAGAATCGCACCGGCGTGTCGTGCTTCACCACCGCCGTCGCGCTGGGCCGTTGTGCTCCACGTTGTGCCGTCGCCGCTGCACACCGAGGGAAGAGAGATCGAGAATAGAGCAGCAATTGGAGGGGAAGAGACTGACGGGAAGGGCCTCGCAAGGAAGGTTCACGCCGTGCCGCCACTAGCGCTGGGGTCTGACGCCGCCTGTCACCGTCGGGAGCTTCCTTGCCGTTGCCACAAAAGCTGCCTTTGTCGGCGCCGTTGGAGGCGCGAACGGAAGAACGCCGTTGAGAAGGGAAATGTGAGCTGCGAGCCACAGGCTGAGGAGAAGCTCCACCCTTGTTGTCGCTGGAGGAGTTCTGTGCGTCGCCATCGAGGGTTGCCGCGGGTGGGGAGAAGACGCTGCCGCCTCACGCCGCTGTCACCATCTGAGCTCGCTGCTGCTGATGATGGTAAGCCCAAACCGTCGCCGGCAAAGGGATTCAGGCCGCCGCAGGTGTTGCTGCCGGAAAAGGGAACTGCATCTCCATGA